The region GTTATAACAACTTGTTTATTTGTATCAATAAGAGAATTTAATGTGTAAAAAAACTCTTGTTGGGTACCTGGTTTGTCCGCAATGAACTGAATGTCGTCAATCAGGAGTAAATCTAGTGAGTTATAAAACTGTTTGAATTCATCAAAGTTCTTAGTCTGAAATGCACGAACTACTCCTGAAATATAGTTTGTAGCATGTACATAGCAGATTTTTGCGTCTGGATTCTGTTTACTGACAAGATTCCCAATAGACTGCAAAAGGTGAGTTTTTCCTAACCCTACACCTCCATAAATAAATAAAGGGTTGTAGGCTATACCGGGCGTTTCAGAAACTTGTATGGCTGCAGCATGGGCTAATTGGTTTGCCTTACCAGTTACAAAGGTATCAAAAACCAGCGCTGGGTTTAGTTTATTCTGATTTTTTGAGTTTATTTTTTGCGTTGGCGCCACAGACTTAATTGAAACGGGCTCTGCTACATTTGGACTGAGCGGCTTAATACCTCGCTTCTCAATGCGCAGCTCAATTTGAGGTGGTGCTGAAAAGAATGGAAGAGCGCGTTTGGATATCTCTGGTAAAAAGCGCTCTTGTACAATCCGTAATGTAAAACTGTTGGGTGCTGTAAGAACGAGTTTATTGCCATCGATCTCGAAAATCAACGGTTTAATCCATGAGTTATATTGTTGTAATGGCAGCTGTTCCTTGAAAAAACTAAGGCAGCTACCAGACAAACTTTGGGCAGACATAGGCAGAAAAATGTATCGCAATTGTTGCGTCGCATTCTACAAGCTATGGATAAAGTTATCCACAGCATAAAAAGACTTGACAGGAATCACGCTAACGATTGTAATCGCGCGCTTTTCAACAGTAAAACAGTCAGGAGCTAATCATGAAACGTACATATCAACCATCGGTTACCAAAAGAAAACGTACTCACGGATTTTTGGTTCGCATGAAAACCAAAGGTGGGCGCGCTGTTATAGCAGCACGTCGTGCACGTGGCCGCGTACGCCTTGGCGTGTGAATCCAAAGTAGACCGGACTTTACCCCGGCGCTACAGGCTATCGCGTCGGGAGGGATTTTCTCGGATACTGCAACAAAGGGCGCAAATCAACACTTGGTTTGCCGTCCATAGCGAATTGAATTTAACTGGACATGCTCGGCTTGGCATGTCTGTCAGCAAGCGAATTATACACGCATCAACACAGCGAAATATTGCCAAGCGATTGATTCGTGAATGTTTTCGTCGTTACGCCAGGCATGGAGTCTCACGCGATGTCGTTATTCGGTTACGCAGGCCACTTGAAATAAAAGATCTCTCGAAAGCCAGAGTCATGTTGGGTGAAATGTTAGAATCCGTACTGGCGGCTAAATGAAATTAATCCTGTTATTTATTGTTCGGGCTTACCAATTATTGATCAGTCCCGTGCTTCCCCAGTCGTGCCGTTTTAGCCCTTCTTGTTCGCAGTATTCCCTGGAAGCCATATCAAAATATGGCGCTTTCAAGGGATTTTGGCTGACAATTAAGCGATTGATTCGTTGTAATCCTTGGAACCCGGGCGGATACGATCCAGTCCCATAACTGAAATACAGGTGAAACCTTGATGGACATGCGGCGGTTGTTCTTATTCCTGATTTTTTCCTTTTCTCTGGTTTTGCTCTG is a window of Sideroxydans sp. CL21 DNA encoding:
- the rpmH gene encoding 50S ribosomal protein L34, whose translation is MKRTYQPSVTKRKRTHGFLVRMKTKGGRAVIAARRARGRVRLGV
- the yidD gene encoding membrane protein insertion efficiency factor YidD: MKLILLFIVRAYQLLISPVLPQSCRFSPSCSQYSLEAISKYGAFKGFWLTIKRLIRCNPWNPGGYDPVP
- the dnaA gene encoding chromosomal replication initiator protein DnaA, whose protein sequence is MSAQSLSGSCLSFFKEQLPLQQYNSWIKPLIFEIDGNKLVLTAPNSFTLRIVQERFLPEISKRALPFFSAPPQIELRIEKRGIKPLSPNVAEPVSIKSVAPTQKINSKNQNKLNPALVFDTFVTGKANQLAHAAAIQVSETPGIAYNPLFIYGGVGLGKTHLLQSIGNLVSKQNPDAKICYVHATNYISGVVRAFQTKNFDEFKQFYNSLDLLLIDDIQFIADKPGTQQEFFYTLNSLIDTNKQVVITCDTFPKEISGIEPRLTSRFTCGLTVAIEPPGLEMRVAILLQKSAASNFPISEDVAFFIAKHVRSNIRELEGALNRIEAYAKFHKRQISIDLAKEALKDLLAAQNKQVSIENIQKTVADFYRIKIIELLSKKRTRIIARPRQIAMTLARELTQLSLPEIGNAFGGRDHSTVLHACKTIESLRNTDSALNADFNLLNQTLRG